A stretch of DNA from Nonlabens ponticola:
TGCACAAAACTTGAAGGCGCACCTAGAAGGTACCGTTGATGGTAAGCAGACTGACTTCTTTAATGTACCAAAATATCCAACTGCAAAGTTTGTAGTTACAGGGTTAAACGACAACATGCTAGAAGGTAACTTGACGCTTAAGGATGTAACTAAGAATGTTTCATTCCCAGTTATGGTTTCTTATGACGGTGACAAGATGATGCTTAAATCAGAAGAATTCACCATCGATCGTACAGATTGGGGTATCCAGTATGGTAGCGCTAACTTTACTGACATCGTTGCTGATAAGGCAATATCTGACAACATCAAGTTGACGCTAGATGTAGTGGCTACTAAGTAGTAGTAAAGTAAATATCAAATTAAAGCCTCCTATTGGAGGCTTTTTTTATGGAATAATAAACCGTTATGCTTTTTAAAATAATGAGTGAAACCAGTAAAAAACAAAATGATATATAAAACGTACCCCATAAAAAAATGCACACTAAGGTCATAAATAGCTGTGAGGATAATCCATGGTAAAAGGACTGCGGCCAAAGTGATTAATTGAAAATGCCTAAGCAACTTGTGTATTTTCAACTCATAGGTAGCGTCAGGATTTACCACATCATATGTCGTTTTATAAAGAAGACCTATTTGAAATTGCAATTTATCACCATGATTGACTATCACCTCTGTTGAGCTTCCAGGCGATATCTTAGTGCGTGATCTATTATTACGCTTTATCACAATTTGCGGAGCAAAATGATATATCCGCTCATCTTGTGGGTAAGAAAAAGTCATTTTATTTAATCGAGGTATTCTTCTAGTGCCGCCTCTAATTTAGTAAAGTCAAATGAATATCCAGCTTCTTGGATCTTATTGCTGCTTACATGCTGACTGGCCAGAATGATTGTAGACATCTCACCCATGATGAGTTTCATCATGAATTTAGGCACGTTGGGTAGAAAAACTGGCTTGTTTACCACATTGCCAATTTTTTCCATCATCGCGCGATTACGCACAGGATTAGGCGCTACACCATTATAAACACCTGTCAACTTGTGACTAGCAATATGAACGAATATCTGTGCAAGATCATCTACCGCTATCCAGCTCTGCCACATTCTACCATCTCCAAAACCTGCACCGGCATACATTTTTACAGGTTTAGCCATTTGCTCCAGTGCACCACCTTTGGAAGCAAGTACAATACCTATACGTACGATAGAGTGTTTGACACCTAAGCCTTGAAACTGCATCCCTATGCTTTCCCAGGCTACACAAACATCTGCCAGGAAGTTATCTGCCATAGGTGGCACTTCATTTTCCTGCATGGCGGGACCTTCTTTCTGGTCAGGATAGATACCTATGGCGCTTGCGGTAATCGCGTGCTTTACCTGATGTTCATTATCCTCTAATAAATTGAGCAATAATTGTGTACTATCAATACGGCTGGACATAATGCGCTCTTTGGCCTCATCAGTCCATCGCTGGAAAACTGATTCTCCAGCAAGATGTATAATGGTATCCACACCATCTATACACTTGCTGTCAATTGTCATAGCCTTGACATCCCATAAGAAACCCTTGTAGTTAGCTTTATTTTCAATCGCCTCTTTTCTGGTCGTGAGATAATGCACCTCATGCCCATCGGCATGTAAAACCTCTGTGATTTTACCGCCTACTAGTCCTGTCGCTCCTGTGATAAGTACTTTCATATTACTAAGTTACTAGAGTATCAACCTCGCAACCTTGTTGTTATAGATAAGTTTAACTAGAAAAGCTCACAGCCATCTGGCTGTGAGCTTTTTACTTGATGAAATCATAATTCAAATCACGATCTTGATGGTTGCATCATCCGTAACGTCAAATTTAGCGTCTGCCCATGATGGTGGTCCCATGCTCATTGGGTTGTTACTCATTCCATAATCTTCCTTAGGCATGCCATTGTTCTCAAAGTCCATTTGCATGTTCTCATTTTTATCATGCAATACCATGACCGCATATTCACCAGCTGGTACATTTTTAAATGTTACCGTTGCAACACCATCTACTATGGCAACAGAATCTGATTTGAAAGGTGCGGCACGCATGAAGTCGTTTTTGGTATTAAGCGAGAACATCATCTTGCCATCATTACTGCGAGCGTTAGGAACGGTAACAGTGAGTGTATAACCATCGTTGACGGTTTCTTCTTGGCCTTGAGCAGTAAAAACGGTTGTAGCTAGAAATAAAATACTAAGGATAAAAGTTTTCATAATAAGTGTGTTTAATTTGTTAGACGAGCCAAATATGCGACCACATATCACCTGTAAAAATTATAGATCACCCAACTGTAGAATTATGAATCCCAGTTGTAAAATTTTCTAGTAAGCATCCAACTATAATCAATCTGTCTCGTATATAATCTAAATCAACTACCATCAAACGATATCTTCATATTTCATTTCTATTGTTGCTGGGTTGCAGCTGGACGGCAAGCGCTCAAGGCCTCGTCGATGGTTTCTATCAAGGAAAAGGAAATTTTACGGCAATACTGGGATCTGGCTATGAAGACAATCCTACTTATCTCGCTGGTAAGACTGAATTAGATCTCGAGAAGTCCTTCTTTAATATCAATACCTTCATAGCATTAGGCGTTCTTAATAATCTAGATTTAAATATTGCAGCGGCTTACGTTCAAAGCGATGAGGAAAAAGCATTACAAGATGCGGCGATCGCTTTGAAGTACAAATTCTACACGATAAAGGGAGAAAAGACTAACATCTCATTTCAATTAGCAAGCGGTTTCAGGTTTCCGCTTTCAGACTATGAGACTGAAGGTCTCAATGCTCAAGGTCAACAGGCTACCAACTTTTCAAATCGACTGATTATTCACGCTCAACGAGATGATGGTTTATTTGTAACTGCTCAAGCTGGATATGATTACCGATTTGATCCAGTGCCGTCGTCCGTCAATACCGCGATCAAAATAGGATTTGCCAAAAGCACCTATTACCTAGACGCTTTTATTGACATTCAAAATAGTCAAGACGGCAAGGATTACCGTGGCTTTCCTGCACCTAATAACTTTCGTGAGCTCGAGGTTGATTTTGTGAGGATAGGCACCACCTTTTACAAACCTATATATGAAGATTTAGGTGGATTTATCAACCTGGCCTACACTGTTGATGGTCGCAATGTAGGATTGGGACCAGCGATTAATATTGGATTGGTACTTAGATCAAGGCTGTAAAGACATTAAACCTTAAAGATTCTTCTTGATCTTGAGCAGCTCTGCTTTTACAAATTCCAGCTTGGCAATGATCTCAAAATTGCTGATCTCTGTTTTATGAGATTTCATGTAATCACGAGCGCCTTCTAACGTGTAGCCACATTCCTGTACTAAATGGAATATGGTTTGTAGATTTTTAATATCCTGCGGTGTAAACTTACGGTTACCGCGAGCATTTTTTTTAGGCTGGATGATGTCAAATTCCTTTTCATAGAATCTGATTTTTGAAGCTGCCACGCCGAAGGCCTTGGTCACTTCACCCATGGAATAATACAGCTTTTCTGGTAGGTCAACGTGCATTAGTCCAGTGATATATTTTCCTGCTGTGATTTCTTGAGCAGCTCGTTAAACTCCTCTGGAGTCAAGTTACCGTAATAGAAATTGATAGGATTGATACGCTCGCCATCCAGGAATACTTCATAGTGCAAGTGTGGTGCCTGTGATCTTCCTGTAGACCCTACATAACCTATGATATCGCCGCGTTTTACACGCTGGCCGCGTCTCACATTATATGGCTTGTTAGATCTCAAATGTGCGTATAAAGTAGTGTAGCCAAAACCGTGATCGATACGTATATGATTCCCATAACCAGAGCTATTAGCATCTGCTCGATCTACAACGCCATCGCCAGTAGCAAAAACAGGTGTACCGCGCGGCGCGGTAAAATCCATACCATAATGAAACTTTCTGGTCTTGTTAAAGGGATCTGTACGATAACCATAGCCACTTGCCATGCGCGTCAAATCCTGGTTGCGCACTGGTTGAATGGCTGGAATACTGGCTAGTAAATTTTCTTTATCCTTGGCAAGTACCGCAATCTCGTCTAGCGATTTACTCTGTATAGCGACACGCTTCTTGAGCTTATCGATAGACTCTTTTACAGCTATAATTCGCTCACTGGCGTCATATCCTTCATAATCCTCATAGCGATTCACACCACCAAAACCTGCCTGTCGCTGCTCATCTGGAATAGGCGTCGCGTCAAAATAAATACGGTAGATACTGTTATCGCGATCCTCAATATCCTCAATTACAGTCGCTAGCTGCTCTACTTCCATCTGCATGGACTTGAGCTGCTGCTCCACAAATTGTTTCTCACGCTTTGCACGTCTCAATTCTGGCGAGTCATATACCTGACCTGCATATAGATAGAGTAAAAAACCTGTGAGACAAGAGAAGAAAATAAAAAGCGTCACTCCACCAAAAATCTTACGCTTCTTGCGCTCTACCTTCTGGTAGGACAAGGTTTCTGGATCGTAGTAATACTTAATCTTTGA
This window harbors:
- a CDS encoding DUF2141 domain-containing protein, which encodes MKTFILSILFLATTVFTAQGQEETVNDGYTLTVTVPNARSNDGKMMFSLNTKNDFMRAAPFKSDSVAIVDGVATVTFKNVPAGEYAVMVLHDKNENMQMDFENNGMPKEDYGMSNNPMSMGPPSWADAKFDVTDDATIKIVI
- a CDS encoding transporter, with amino-acid sequence MLLGCSWTASAQGLVDGFYQGKGNFTAILGSGYEDNPTYLAGKTELDLEKSFFNINTFIALGVLNNLDLNIAAAYVQSDEEKALQDAAIALKYKFYTIKGEKTNISFQLASGFRFPLSDYETEGLNAQGQQATNFSNRLIIHAQRDDGLFVTAQAGYDYRFDPVPSSVNTAIKIGFAKSTYYLDAFIDIQNSQDGKDYRGFPAPNNFRELEVDFVRIGTTFYKPIYEDLGGFINLAYTVDGRNVGLGPAINIGLVLRSRL
- a CDS encoding M23 family metallopeptidase, producing the protein MSKIKYYYDPETLSYQKVERKKRKIFGGVTLFIFFSCLTGFLLYLYAGQVYDSPELRRAKREKQFVEQQLKSMQMEVEQLATVIEDIEDRDNSIYRIYFDATPIPDEQRQAGFGGVNRYEDYEGYDASERIIAVKESIDKLKKRVAIQSKSLDEIAVLAKDKENLLASIPAIQPVRNQDLTRMASGYGYRTDPFNKTRKFHYGMDFTAPRGTPVFATGDGVVDRADANSSGYGNHIRIDHGFGYTTLYAHLRSNKPYNVRRGQRVKRGDIIGYVGSTGRSQAPHLHYEVFLDGERINPINFYYGNLTPEEFNELLKKSQQENISLD
- a CDS encoding YceI family protein; translated protein: MAAVVAFTVACKDAKNEVDATAAEDEATATEAAVTYTVDADASTISWVGSKPTEDHTGTIDLQGGLVKVNGETIESGEFTIDMGSIEVTDLEGEAAQNLKAHLEGTVDGKQTDFFNVPKYPTAKFVVTGLNDNMLEGNLTLKDVTKNVSFPVMVSYDGDKMMLKSEEFTIDRTDWGIQYGSANFTDIVADKAISDNIKLTLDVVATK
- a CDS encoding MerR family transcriptional regulator, translated to MHVDLPEKLYYSMGEVTKAFGVAASKIRFYEKEFDIIQPKKNARGNRKFTPQDIKNLQTIFHLVQECGYTLEGARDYMKSHKTEISNFEIIAKLEFVKAELLKIKKNL
- a CDS encoding TIGR01777 family oxidoreductase, which codes for MKVLITGATGLVGGKITEVLHADGHEVHYLTTRKEAIENKANYKGFLWDVKAMTIDSKCIDGVDTIIHLAGESVFQRWTDEAKERIMSSRIDSTQLLLNLLEDNEHQVKHAITASAIGIYPDQKEGPAMQENEVPPMADNFLADVCVAWESIGMQFQGLGVKHSIVRIGIVLASKGGALEQMAKPVKMYAGAGFGDGRMWQSWIAVDDLAQIFVHIASHKLTGVYNGVAPNPVRNRAMMEKIGNVVNKPVFLPNVPKFMMKLIMGEMSTIILASQHVSSNKIQEAGYSFDFTKLEAALEEYLD